One segment of Pedosphaera parvula Ellin514 DNA contains the following:
- a CDS encoding 6-bladed beta-propeller, translated as MNWTLLQNSLLVSGLTTLLSVTLGFGAALWLAGLERTWRMRWLAIAIFALALPPFLVTNCWLYYLGQAGVWHRWLPLNIFTLGGTVWILALLTWPITLLATLGAWQRLEAAQLESDMAVTGTAFIRGLLLPLARNIMVQAGVLTFALALNNFAVPAILQVKVFPAEVWVEFNTSFNTMAALQQSWPMILVPLLLLLWFKRRNTSWPTLQSTVSAKLFRRQLGKRWFYVCGIGTFIVIALSAGLPIFQLISAKRTWTELHGAVAAGQGAIWTSFWLAAVSATLCLVLSLVGWRLPVGLVLWLPFLVPGVLLGIAFIFLFNRPWLSAFYQSVGIVILAYCIRYLAFGWNGVAHARHNTDPNLNDAARVEGASWWQLLCHVQWPQIGRQVMATWYVIFLLCLWDVESIVLVVPPGGETLALRTFNLLHFGHNAQVNALCLTLLVLAIVPLILWQAGRLVSKWINIFRRAGAMAIPLISIPLLVTGCSGSNSTERSIESKFFSRVQVIGTRGAGIGEFNKPRSVAVDKQDNLYVVDMTGRVQKFSPEGKFLLFWQMPQTDLGKPKGMCCDKEGNIVVLEPHYQRVNHFSPEGKLIAQWGSHGTNASQLTLPRCVAVNSHNDVLVTEYTLVDRVQQFSARGQKLINCFGQAGEKNGEFNRPEGMDVDASDRMYIADSCNHRIQVFSAEGKWLRTYGKAGTGLGEMSYPYDIRVDKAGRQYVCEFGNSRIQIFDANDKPLEVLGGVGGAPGEFSNPWSIAFDSKGNLYVADSQNHRVQKFLRKTETASLNLKGGVNR; from the coding sequence ATGAACTGGACGTTGCTGCAAAACAGTTTGCTTGTGAGTGGACTGACAACTTTATTGTCAGTCACGCTGGGCTTTGGCGCGGCGCTCTGGTTGGCAGGTCTGGAACGCACATGGCGGATGCGCTGGCTCGCCATCGCGATATTTGCCTTGGCATTGCCGCCTTTCCTGGTGACCAATTGCTGGTTGTATTATCTCGGCCAGGCTGGTGTCTGGCATCGCTGGTTGCCGCTTAACATTTTTACACTTGGGGGCACCGTCTGGATTTTGGCATTGCTAACCTGGCCCATCACTCTCCTGGCCACCCTGGGAGCATGGCAAAGACTTGAAGCCGCCCAGTTGGAGAGTGACATGGCTGTCACCGGAACAGCCTTTATCCGTGGCCTGCTTTTGCCATTGGCGCGAAATATTATGGTGCAGGCTGGAGTGCTTACATTTGCACTCGCGTTAAACAACTTTGCGGTTCCCGCAATTCTACAAGTAAAGGTATTCCCGGCAGAAGTATGGGTGGAATTCAACACATCCTTCAATACGATGGCAGCCTTGCAGCAGAGCTGGCCGATGATCCTGGTTCCACTTTTGCTGCTGCTCTGGTTCAAACGCCGCAATACCTCTTGGCCAACCCTGCAGAGCACGGTCTCAGCAAAACTATTTCGCCGTCAATTGGGTAAACGATGGTTTTATGTTTGCGGAATCGGCACCTTCATCGTGATTGCACTTTCGGCTGGGTTGCCAATTTTTCAGTTAATCTCCGCCAAACGGACCTGGACAGAATTACACGGCGCGGTTGCCGCAGGGCAGGGCGCGATCTGGACTTCGTTCTGGCTGGCGGCTGTTTCGGCAACCTTGTGCTTGGTATTGAGCCTGGTTGGGTGGAGATTGCCAGTCGGACTTGTGCTCTGGCTTCCGTTTCTGGTTCCTGGTGTATTATTGGGAATCGCGTTCATTTTTTTGTTCAACCGCCCCTGGCTTTCGGCATTTTATCAAAGCGTTGGAATTGTCATACTGGCTTATTGTATCCGCTACCTCGCCTTTGGTTGGAACGGAGTGGCGCACGCGCGGCATAATACCGATCCCAATCTCAATGATGCGGCACGCGTGGAAGGCGCCTCATGGTGGCAACTGCTATGCCACGTGCAATGGCCACAGATAGGCCGGCAGGTTATGGCGACGTGGTATGTCATCTTTCTGCTTTGTCTCTGGGATGTGGAGTCCATCGTACTGGTGGTTCCGCCGGGGGGGGAAACGCTGGCTTTGCGCACTTTCAACCTGCTCCATTTCGGCCACAATGCGCAAGTGAATGCCCTTTGTTTAACCTTGCTCGTATTGGCAATCGTGCCACTCATCCTCTGGCAGGCGGGGCGGTTAGTAAGCAAGTGGATTAATATTTTTAGACGTGCCGGTGCGATGGCCATCCCGTTAATTTCGATTCCATTGTTGGTTACGGGATGTTCGGGAAGCAATTCCACCGAGAGATCGATTGAGAGCAAATTTTTCAGCCGCGTACAAGTCATTGGCACTCGCGGCGCGGGAATCGGTGAATTTAATAAACCTCGTTCTGTCGCAGTGGATAAACAGGACAATTTGTATGTTGTGGACATGACCGGTCGTGTGCAGAAGTTTTCACCCGAAGGAAAGTTTTTGCTCTTCTGGCAGATGCCACAAACAGATCTCGGCAAACCCAAGGGGATGTGTTGTGACAAAGAGGGCAACATTGTGGTTCTCGAGCCGCACTATCAGCGCGTGAATCATTTCTCTCCCGAAGGCAAACTTATTGCACAGTGGGGAAGTCATGGCACCAATGCCAGTCAGCTTACGTTGCCGCGCTGTGTGGCGGTGAATTCCCACAACGATGTTCTGGTGACGGAATACACACTGGTCGATCGGGTGCAGCAGTTTTCAGCGCGTGGTCAGAAACTGATCAATTGTTTTGGGCAGGCCGGAGAGAAAAATGGCGAGTTCAATCGTCCGGAAGGAATGGATGTCGATGCCAGTGATCGCATGTATATTGCCGATTCATGCAATCACCGCATTCAGGTTTTTTCAGCCGAAGGCAAATGGTTGCGAACCTATGGCAAGGCTGGAACGGGACTGGGAGAAATGAGTTATCCATATGACATTCGCGTGGACAAAGCAGGCCGGCAATATGTCTGCGAGTTTGGCAACAGCCGGATCCAAATATTTGATGCGAATGACAAACCTCTGGAAGTTTTGGGCGGCGTGGGGGGAGCGCCCGGTGAATTCAGCAATCCCTGGAGCATTGCCTTCGATTCCAAGGGTAATTTGTATGTAGCGGATTCCCAGAATCATCGAGTGCAGAAATTTTTGAGAAAAACCGAGACGGCTTCCTTGAACCTTAAGGGCGGGGTGAATCGATGA
- a CDS encoding extracellular solute-binding protein, producing the protein MIAAIVSTVFFSAVFQAEGKDSSVIVYASQDETYADPIFKQFEKQTGIKVRAVFDSEAVKTVGLANRLLAERSHPQCDVFWSNEEFRTRLLASENIFRETNGWAAMGYRTRRLVVNTNLLPIAKAPHAFSDATNQIWRGKVALAYPLFGTTATHFMVLRQKWGDAQWQTWCRALAANKPLVVDGNSVVVKMVGGGEVWFGFTDSDDIAAGQKDGLPIVELPLSDETLFIPNTIGVIRNSPHPVEAEKLFRYLQTAPVLQRLLKEDALESAELPKPEAGLKVDWDELLKDWNTTTKELETIFLR; encoded by the coding sequence ATGATTGCCGCTATTGTTTCCACGGTCTTTTTCTCTGCGGTATTCCAGGCAGAGGGCAAGGATTCGAGTGTGATCGTTTACGCATCACAAGATGAAACTTATGCCGATCCTATTTTTAAGCAGTTTGAGAAGCAAACTGGCATCAAAGTCCGGGCAGTTTTCGACAGTGAAGCTGTCAAGACGGTTGGGTTGGCGAATCGATTGCTGGCCGAGCGAAGTCATCCGCAATGCGACGTTTTCTGGAGCAATGAGGAATTCCGCACGCGGCTGCTGGCGTCAGAAAATATTTTCCGGGAGACGAATGGCTGGGCAGCCATGGGATATCGCACGCGGCGCCTGGTTGTGAATACCAATTTGCTCCCCATCGCCAAAGCGCCCCATGCCTTTAGTGATGCGACGAACCAGATTTGGCGGGGCAAAGTGGCACTGGCTTATCCACTTTTTGGAACCACGGCCACTCACTTCATGGTGTTGCGTCAGAAGTGGGGAGATGCACAATGGCAGACATGGTGCCGTGCTTTGGCGGCCAATAAGCCGTTGGTTGTGGACGGGAATTCAGTGGTGGTAAAAATGGTGGGAGGCGGGGAGGTATGGTTTGGATTCACGGACTCTGATGACATTGCGGCTGGACAGAAGGACGGCTTGCCGATTGTGGAGCTGCCGCTTTCGGACGAAACACTTTTTATTCCCAACACGATTGGTGTTATCCGCAACAGTCCCCATCCGGTGGAGGCTGAGAAGTTATTCCGGTATCTGCAAACAGCACCAGTGCTGCAGAGGTTGCTAAAAGAGGACGCGTTGGAATCGGCGGAACTGCCCAAACCAGAAGCAGGCTTGAAGGTCGACTGGGATGAATTGCTTAAAGACTGGAACACGACCACCAAGGAATTGGAAACGATCTTTTTAAGGTGA
- a CDS encoding vWA domain-containing protein — translation MNFLAPAAFFFALTIPVVVVFYLLKRKRVVRLVSSTFLWQKFLAETQASAPFQKLRRNWLLILQIILLLLAVLALSRPYFATKAKSSQLRVLILDASASMQATDESPSRFERARREALEWVNGLRDEDKMVVLQVAGNTQVKQSETGEKAALRRAIQSCAVVDSPTRLGPALKMADSLVRDRGKESNPEIHLFSDGAVQDLTEFGNSALPLVYHKIGQGANNLGITALDVRVHPEDATKRAIYASIENFSTNVMQTEMELSFEGKLLETRPLSIKPGETAAQVFVTTQDRDGVFTVRSTAPDDLKADNQASIVSLLPHPIKVLLVTKGNRLLERALSSAPNVQLTTATDLKDDAAGFDIVTLDAVIPTVWPKGNVLAIRTVNTNWFDKVSEVETPAIVDWRVTHPVMRYVSFDNVRVMKSEVVKVPSWAVSLADSPQASLIVAGELQRQRIVWIGWDVLESDWPRRISFPIFVANAMDWLNPANAQNAQLLVRAGDPFRLTLTQPVTSAQVTMPDGSARKLTVDPNAKEIVFGDTLRQGVYHLKAGTNDTVFCVDLLDAAESNIKPRDELQFGKYAKVSATTAHRANLELWRTIAAIALAVLLFEWWYYHRRTV, via the coding sequence ATGAATTTTCTCGCGCCAGCGGCTTTCTTCTTTGCCCTTACCATCCCGGTGGTGGTGGTGTTTTATTTGCTGAAGCGGAAGCGGGTGGTGCGTTTGGTCTCCAGCACTTTTCTTTGGCAAAAGTTCCTTGCAGAAACGCAAGCCAGCGCACCATTTCAAAAGCTCCGTCGTAACTGGCTGTTGATTCTGCAAATCATCCTGCTTCTCCTCGCCGTGCTGGCTTTATCGCGGCCCTATTTTGCGACCAAGGCGAAGAGCAGTCAGTTGAGGGTGTTGATTTTGGATGCCTCGGCCTCCATGCAGGCCACGGACGAGTCGCCTTCGCGTTTTGAGAGAGCCCGTCGTGAAGCGCTCGAATGGGTCAATGGTTTGCGGGATGAGGATAAAATGGTGGTATTGCAGGTGGCCGGCAACACGCAAGTCAAACAATCTGAAACGGGTGAAAAGGCTGCGTTACGTCGTGCCATTCAATCTTGTGCCGTCGTGGATTCGCCCACCCGGTTGGGGCCGGCCTTGAAAATGGCTGATTCACTCGTGCGGGACCGGGGCAAGGAGAGTAATCCGGAAATTCATCTATTCAGTGACGGTGCGGTGCAGGATTTGACCGAGTTTGGGAACTCTGCGCTGCCGTTGGTCTATCACAAGATTGGGCAGGGTGCGAATAACCTTGGGATCACTGCGCTCGATGTCAGAGTGCATCCGGAGGACGCAACCAAGCGGGCCATTTACGCCAGCATCGAGAATTTTTCCACCAACGTGATGCAAACCGAGATGGAATTAAGCTTTGAGGGAAAGTTACTTGAAACCCGGCCACTGTCGATAAAGCCCGGCGAAACTGCCGCGCAGGTTTTTGTAACCACCCAGGATCGCGACGGAGTTTTCACCGTCCGTTCAACAGCACCGGACGATTTGAAAGCCGATAACCAGGCTTCCATTGTCAGCCTTCTGCCCCATCCAATAAAAGTATTATTGGTTACAAAGGGAAACCGGCTTTTGGAACGAGCTTTGAGTTCAGCGCCCAATGTTCAACTTACGACCGCAACTGATTTAAAGGACGATGCTGCGGGGTTTGATATCGTAACCTTGGATGCTGTAATACCGACGGTTTGGCCCAAGGGGAATGTGCTGGCAATCCGAACGGTCAACACCAATTGGTTTGACAAGGTATCGGAGGTGGAAACCCCGGCCATCGTTGACTGGCGGGTGACACATCCGGTCATGCGTTATGTGAGCTTTGATAACGTTCGCGTGATGAAAAGTGAGGTGGTGAAAGTGCCGAGTTGGGCTGTTTCCTTGGCGGACTCTCCCCAGGCATCTTTGATTGTAGCCGGCGAACTGCAACGGCAGCGCATTGTTTGGATTGGCTGGGACGTGTTGGAAAGCGACTGGCCCCGGCGGATTTCATTCCCCATCTTCGTTGCCAATGCCATGGATTGGCTAAATCCGGCAAACGCCCAAAACGCCCAATTGCTGGTTCGTGCCGGAGACCCATTTCGTCTGACCCTCACGCAACCGGTGACAAGCGCACAGGTGACGATGCCGGATGGTTCTGCCAGAAAACTGACCGTGGATCCTAATGCGAAGGAAATCGTTTTCGGAGACACTCTTCGCCAGGGAGTCTACCACCTCAAAGCGGGCACAAACGACACGGTCTTTTGCGTGGATTTGCTGGATGCGGCGGAGAGCAATATCAAACCGAGGGATGAGCTACAGTTTGGAAAGTACGCCAAGGTTTCCGCGACCACAGCGCATAGAGCCAACCTGGAATTATGGCGCACGATTGCCGCGATTGCATTGGCAGTCCTGCTTTTTGAGTGGTGGTATTACCATCGGAGGACAGTGTGA